A portion of the Laribacter hongkongensis DSM 14985 genome contains these proteins:
- a CDS encoding Fe(3+) ABC transporter substrate-binding protein, with protein sequence MMKLTGLTLATLAALASAVATAEEITVYSARNEQLIKPLFDAYSKETGVQVRFITDKEGPLMARLAAEGKNTPADILMTVDAGNLWQAANAGLLKPVHSRTLEQNVPAHLRDPKGQWFGLAVRARTIFFNTRTVKPADLSGYEALADPKWRGRLCLRTSKKVYNQSLVGMMMAEHGAAKTEQIVKGWVRNLATAPFPDDTKMLEAIAAGQCDVGIANTYYYGRLMDKQPKLPLGIFWANQQTSGTHVNIAGAGVTTHAKNEKGAVRFLEWLSSDKAQNLFADINMEYPVNPKVKPAAEVAAWGDFKHNYINVSKAGEMQAEAVKLMDRAGYR encoded by the coding sequence ATGATGAAACTCACCGGCCTGACTCTCGCAACCCTGGCTGCACTGGCCTCCGCCGTGGCCACTGCCGAAGAAATCACCGTGTACTCCGCCCGTAACGAGCAGCTGATCAAGCCGCTGTTCGACGCCTACAGCAAGGAAACCGGCGTCCAGGTACGTTTCATCACCGACAAGGAAGGCCCGCTGATGGCGCGGCTGGCTGCCGAGGGCAAAAACACCCCGGCCGACATCCTGATGACCGTCGATGCCGGCAACCTGTGGCAGGCGGCCAATGCCGGGCTCCTCAAGCCGGTGCATTCCAGGACACTGGAGCAGAACGTGCCCGCGCACCTGCGCGACCCCAAGGGACAATGGTTCGGGCTGGCCGTACGGGCCCGCACGATTTTCTTCAACACCCGCACCGTCAAACCGGCCGACCTCTCCGGCTACGAAGCGCTGGCCGATCCCAAGTGGCGCGGCCGGCTGTGCCTGCGCACCTCCAAGAAAGTCTATAACCAGTCGCTGGTCGGCATGATGATGGCTGAACACGGTGCGGCCAAAACCGAACAGATCGTCAAGGGCTGGGTCCGCAACCTGGCCACCGCACCGTTCCCGGACGACACCAAGATGCTGGAAGCCATCGCCGCCGGCCAGTGTGATGTCGGCATCGCCAACACCTATTACTACGGCCGCCTGATGGACAAGCAGCCCAAACTGCCACTGGGCATTTTCTGGGCCAACCAGCAGACCTCCGGCACCCATGTCAACATCGCCGGTGCCGGCGTCACCACCCATGCCAAAAACGAAAAGGGAGCCGTCCGTTTCCTTGAATGGCTGTCGTCCGACAAGGCACAAAACCTGTTTGCCGACATCAACATGGAATACCCGGTCAATCCGAAGGTCAAACCGGCAGCAGAAGTGGCTGCCTGGGGCGATTTCAAGCATAACTACATCAACGTGTCCAAAGCCGGTGAAATGCAGGCCGAAGCGGTCAAGCTGATGGATCGTGCCGGTTATCGCTGA
- a CDS encoding ABC transporter ATP-binding protein produces MTPALLDLNEICVRYGRQTVVDGLSFRLAHGEIGCLLGHSGCGKTTVLRAIAGFEAVTGGDIHLNGSVISRAGWQLPAHRRGIGMVFQDYALFPHLTVSGNIMFGLGDLPSHARQSRTEELLSLVGLTDRSHVYPHELSGGQQQRVALARALAPCPGLLLLDEPFSNLDVELRDQLGQEVRAILKREGVAALLVTHDQREAFAMADRIGVMRAGRIEQWADAYTLYHQPATRFVADFVGEGAFLPGIWHEPGCVALETGDFCQLDATSTGLAEGCRVDVLLRPDDVQLEPGSPTTAEVVQRAFRGAEFLYTLRLDSGNTLLALAPSHQRIDIGRRTGFRLVPEHLVAFPATA; encoded by the coding sequence ATGACCCCTGCCCTGCTGGACCTCAATGAAATCTGCGTGCGCTATGGTCGCCAGACCGTGGTTGACGGCCTGTCGTTCCGGCTGGCCCACGGTGAAATCGGCTGCCTGCTCGGTCATTCCGGCTGCGGCAAGACCACCGTGCTGCGCGCCATTGCCGGTTTTGAAGCCGTTACCGGTGGCGACATCCACCTAAATGGTTCGGTCATCAGCCGTGCCGGCTGGCAGTTGCCGGCCCACCGGCGCGGCATCGGCATGGTGTTCCAGGATTACGCCCTGTTTCCTCACCTGACGGTGTCCGGCAACATCATGTTCGGACTCGGCGACCTGCCGTCCCACGCCCGCCAGTCACGTACCGAAGAGCTGCTGTCGCTGGTCGGCCTGACCGACCGCAGCCATGTCTATCCGCACGAACTGTCAGGCGGTCAGCAGCAGCGGGTGGCACTGGCCCGGGCGCTGGCACCGTGCCCGGGCCTGCTGTTGCTGGACGAACCGTTTTCCAACCTGGACGTCGAATTGCGCGACCAGCTGGGACAGGAAGTCCGCGCCATCCTCAAGCGTGAAGGCGTGGCAGCCCTCCTGGTGACCCACGACCAGCGCGAGGCATTCGCCATGGCCGACCGGATCGGTGTCATGCGCGCCGGCCGCATCGAGCAATGGGCCGATGCATATACGCTCTATCACCAGCCGGCGACCCGCTTTGTAGCGGATTTTGTCGGCGAGGGAGCATTCCTGCCCGGCATCTGGCACGAGCCGGGCTGCGTCGCCCTGGAAACCGGCGACTTCTGCCAGCTGGATGCCACTTCGACCGGGCTGGCCGAAGGCTGCCGTGTCGACGTGCTGCTGCGCCCGGACGACGTGCAGCTGGAGCCGGGCTCTCCCACGACGGCAGAAGTGGTACAACGCGCCTTCCGCGGGGCAGAATTCCTCTATACACTGCGGCTGGACTCCGGCAATACCCTGCTGGCGCTGGCTCCCAGCCACCAGCGCATCGACATTGGCCGCCGGACCGGATTCCGGCTGGTACCGGAACATCTGGTGGCGTTTCCGGCGACGGCCTGA
- a CDS encoding FKBP-type peptidyl-prolyl cis-trans isomerase, which yields MQIAKNSVVSLNYEMYDADNNLLDQTDEPISYLHGGYDGIFPLVEEALHGKSVGDSIDIKMDPDNAFGEPDEELVRVEDADVFPPDVELEVGMMFEADDPETGDVIIFRITDIADGKVVVDGNHPLAGQTIRFKGTVTEVRPATQEELEHGHVHGEGGHHH from the coding sequence TCGCCAAAAACTCGGTCGTGTCGCTGAACTATGAAATGTACGACGCCGACAACAACCTGCTCGACCAGACCGACGAGCCGATCAGCTACCTGCACGGTGGCTACGACGGCATCTTCCCCTTGGTCGAAGAGGCACTGCATGGCAAGTCCGTTGGCGACAGTATCGACATCAAGATGGATCCGGACAATGCTTTTGGCGAGCCGGACGAAGAACTGGTCCGCGTGGAAGACGCTGACGTGTTCCCGCCGGACGTGGAACTCGAAGTCGGCATGATGTTCGAAGCCGATGATCCGGAAACCGGCGACGTCATCATTTTCCGCATTACCGACATCGCCGACGGCAAGGTTGTCGTGGATGGCAACCATCCGCTGGCCGGCCAGACCATTCGCTTCAAGGGCACGGTCACCGAAGTGCGCCCGGCCACCCAGGAAGAGCTCGAACACGGTCACGTGCACGGCGAAGGTGGTCATCACCACTGA
- a CDS encoding DUF2325 domain-containing protein, whose amino-acid sequence MKALLVGADTLGNIPDVLAEFGIAVRGHLTGRHSAHQRRSNTLPADTDLVILFTDFLGHNVMKHFRALAGQRQVRCVACRRSTCALKLALASAGLSGCQEACADCPAGKGASGTFPLSRRPGRKG is encoded by the coding sequence ATGAAGGCATTGCTGGTAGGCGCAGATACGCTGGGCAACATTCCTGACGTGCTGGCTGAATTCGGAATTGCGGTTCGCGGGCACCTGACCGGTCGTCACAGTGCGCATCAGCGGCGTTCCAACACGCTGCCGGCCGATACGGATCTGGTCATCCTGTTTACCGATTTTCTGGGGCATAACGTGATGAAGCATTTCCGGGCGCTGGCCGGCCAGCGGCAGGTCCGCTGCGTGGCGTGCCGCCGGTCGACGTGTGCCCTCAAGCTGGCCTTGGCCAGTGCCGGTCTGTCCGGGTGCCAGGAGGCATGTGCGGACTGTCCGGCAGGCAAGGGCGCAAGCGGGACATTTCCTTTGTCCCGGCGACCGGGACGGAAGGGGTAG
- a CDS encoding ABC transporter permease, translating into MPVIADPAIPLSTRASATGGALSFVVRTLNQSLWRWRLGSAGIALLTAIPLAVILSSLGQIDLSLWQHLGDIVLPTLLANTAILLTGVGIGVLLLGVPLAWLTAVHDFPGRRFFSWALMLPLAMPAYVLAFAMVGLLDFTGPLQTWLRTLADGPVAFPPIRSTGGVIIVMSLSLYPYVYLLARNAFATQGRRALEAAASLGLSPWQGFWRVALPMARPWIIGGLSLALMETLADFGTVSVFNFDTFTTAIYKAWFSFFSLPAATQLASLLVIGVFGLVWLEQRARGRRAYVQRQPAPLPRTPLHGKRAWLATTGAGLVLLLAFGVPFAQLLVWALSVMETDLDARYFGFVGNTLLLALLTAGLVTTLALLLAYAQRRDASLPTRLAVRLATLGYAVPGTVLAVGVFVPVAWLDNQLLNHLPWLAGQTAIFKGTLAVMLLALAARFAAVGFSPVDSALARIPKSQEESARLLGMRGLPLLRRVYLPQLRGGLLTALLMVLVDTMKEMPITLMTRPFGWDTLAVRVFEMTSEGQWDRAALPSVAIVLTGLIPVLLLARETRS; encoded by the coding sequence GTGCCGGTTATCGCTGATCCGGCCATCCCCCTGTCAACCCGCGCCTCCGCCACCGGAGGCGCCTTGTCGTTTGTGGTACGCACCTTGAACCAGTCACTGTGGCGCTGGCGCCTGGGCAGCGCCGGCATCGCCCTGCTCACCGCCATACCGCTGGCGGTCATCCTGTCATCCCTCGGCCAGATCGACCTCTCGCTCTGGCAGCACCTGGGTGACATCGTCCTGCCCACCCTGCTGGCCAACACCGCCATCCTGCTCACCGGCGTCGGCATCGGCGTACTGCTGCTTGGCGTCCCGCTGGCCTGGCTCACGGCCGTGCACGATTTCCCCGGACGGCGCTTTTTCAGCTGGGCCCTGATGCTGCCACTGGCCATGCCCGCCTACGTGCTGGCCTTTGCCATGGTCGGGCTGCTGGACTTTACCGGCCCCCTGCAAACCTGGCTGCGCACCCTGGCCGACGGGCCGGTGGCTTTTCCGCCCATCCGCTCCACCGGCGGGGTCATCATCGTCATGAGCCTGTCGCTGTATCCGTACGTCTACCTGCTCGCCCGCAATGCCTTCGCCACCCAGGGACGGCGAGCACTGGAAGCTGCCGCCTCGCTCGGCCTGTCGCCCTGGCAGGGATTCTGGCGGGTGGCGCTGCCCATGGCCCGGCCGTGGATCATCGGCGGCCTGTCGCTGGCGCTGATGGAAACCTTGGCCGATTTCGGCACGGTATCGGTGTTCAACTTCGACACCTTTACAACCGCCATTTACAAGGCATGGTTTTCGTTCTTCTCCCTGCCGGCTGCTACCCAGCTGGCCTCGCTGCTGGTAATCGGTGTGTTCGGCCTGGTCTGGCTGGAACAACGTGCGCGCGGCCGGCGCGCCTATGTCCAGCGCCAGCCGGCGCCGCTGCCGCGCACCCCGCTGCATGGCAAACGCGCCTGGCTGGCCACCACCGGAGCCGGACTGGTCCTGCTGCTGGCCTTTGGCGTGCCGTTTGCCCAGCTGCTGGTCTGGGCCCTGTCGGTCATGGAAACCGATCTCGATGCCCGCTATTTCGGTTTTGTCGGCAACACCCTGCTGCTGGCCCTGCTGACGGCCGGACTGGTCACCACGCTGGCACTGCTGCTGGCCTACGCCCAGCGCCGGGATGCCTCATTGCCCACCCGGCTGGCCGTCCGGCTGGCCACACTGGGCTATGCCGTACCCGGCACCGTGCTGGCGGTCGGCGTGTTCGTGCCGGTGGCCTGGCTCGACAACCAGTTGCTCAACCACCTGCCCTGGCTCGCCGGGCAGACGGCCATTTTCAAGGGAACCCTGGCCGTCATGCTGCTGGCACTGGCTGCGCGCTTTGCTGCCGTGGGCTTTTCTCCGGTCGACAGTGCCCTAGCACGCATCCCCAAAAGCCAGGAAGAATCGGCCCGGTTGCTGGGCATGCGTGGCCTGCCGCTCCTGCGGCGGGTCTACCTGCCGCAGCTGCGCGGCGGTTTGCTGACAGCCCTGCTGATGGTGCTGGTCGACACCATGAAAGAAATGCCGATCACGCTGATGACCCGCCCGTTCGGCTGGGACACGCTGGCCGTGCGCGTTTTCGAAATGACCAGTGAAGGCCAGTGGGACCGGGCCGCCCTGCCATCGGTGGCCATCGTCCTGACCGGCCTGATCCCGGTATTGTTGCTTGCCCGCGAGACCCGCTCATGA
- a CDS encoding sigma-54 dependent transcriptional regulator, with protein MKPRRVLIANPCVETQRLAIVLQKHGWEVISETRLDRLAQACKLHKPTVGLFRLDDVQISRLDNQVRSLLAATRIDWIAAVSRRCLDQPALQALLYDWFYDFHTLPYDPERLMVTLGRAYGRAQLFAGRQEDSQITQPVDFCDFVGQSSSLLKLKEDIRKVATTDVSVLVTGESGTGKEMVTRLLHALSPRREGPFVPVNCAAIPATLIQSELFGYEKGAFTGANQRKIGRIEAADNGTLFLDEIGDLARDLQANLLRFLQEGTIERVGAATSKAVNVRVVSATHVDLPASIREGNFREDLYYRLNVCHLHIPPLRERKDDIVLLAERFLAEFIARERLPAKRFASETIASMLAHRWPGNVRELQNRVSQGAVMSSGRLVQPADMGLASSGLEESVVWQTLDEIRGDAEREALQRALVLSRHNHSQAATQLGISRATLYRLLEKHNLSSGETPSDLKDGPPSTIS; from the coding sequence GTGAAACCGCGTCGTGTCCTGATTGCCAATCCTTGCGTTGAAACACAAAGACTTGCCATCGTTCTGCAAAAACACGGCTGGGAAGTCATTTCCGAGACACGACTGGACCGGCTGGCGCAGGCCTGCAAGCTGCACAAGCCGACCGTGGGACTGTTCCGCCTGGATGACGTGCAGATTTCCCGACTGGACAACCAGGTCCGCAGCCTGCTGGCGGCCACCCGCATCGACTGGATTGCCGCAGTATCGCGCCGCTGTCTTGACCAGCCGGCCTTGCAGGCATTGCTGTACGACTGGTTCTATGACTTTCACACCCTGCCTTACGACCCGGAGCGGTTGATGGTGACGCTGGGGCGTGCATACGGGCGGGCACAGCTGTTTGCCGGACGACAGGAGGACAGCCAGATCACGCAGCCTGTCGATTTCTGCGATTTTGTCGGCCAGAGTTCCAGCCTGCTCAAGCTCAAGGAAGACATCCGCAAGGTAGCCACCACCGATGTCAGCGTGCTGGTAACCGGGGAGTCCGGCACCGGCAAGGAAATGGTGACGCGGTTGCTGCATGCCCTGTCGCCACGGCGCGAGGGGCCGTTCGTACCCGTCAACTGTGCTGCGATTCCGGCGACACTGATCCAGTCCGAGCTGTTCGGCTATGAAAAGGGCGCCTTTACCGGTGCCAACCAGCGCAAGATCGGACGCATCGAGGCTGCCGACAACGGCACGCTGTTCCTCGACGAAATCGGCGATCTGGCGCGCGACCTGCAAGCCAACCTGCTGCGCTTCCTGCAGGAGGGCACCATCGAGCGCGTGGGTGCAGCCACCAGCAAGGCAGTCAACGTGCGGGTGGTATCCGCCACCCACGTTGACCTGCCGGCCTCCATCCGCGAAGGCAATTTCCGCGAAGACCTCTATTACCGGCTCAACGTATGTCACCTGCACATCCCGCCCCTGCGCGAGCGCAAGGACGACATCGTGCTGCTGGCCGAGCGCTTCCTGGCCGAGTTCATCGCCCGCGAGCGTCTGCCGGCCAAGCGTTTTGCCAGCGAAACCATCGCGTCCATGCTGGCACACCGCTGGCCCGGCAACGTGCGCGAACTGCAAAACCGGGTGAGCCAGGGCGCCGTGATGTCGTCAGGCCGGCTGGTGCAGCCGGCTGACATGGGGCTGGCCAGCAGCGGCCTGGAAGAAAGCGTGGTGTGGCAGACGCTGGACGAAATCCGGGGAGATGCCGAGCGTGAAGCCCTGCAACGGGCACTGGTACTCAGCCGTCACAACCACTCGCAGGCCGCCACCCAGCTGGGCATTTCCCGCGCCACCCTCTATCGCCTGCTGGAAAAGCACAACCTGTCGTCAGGCGAGACACCTTCCGACCTGAAAGACGGCCCGCCCTCTACCATCAGCTGA